One genomic window of Syntrophorhabdaceae bacterium includes the following:
- a CDS encoding PAS domain S-box protein, giving the protein MADQLRHKDIAKTVAPSRETGSAATKEGKNGRTEELLRLILALSTNFIALPADEIDEGIKDVLGAVGNFASADRSYVFQFDKNGRVVSNTHEWCAHGISSLISRVKGLTEEDLPWLFERLRGLGVIHAPDTGLLPSKARAEKTKILGEDVQSLIAVPMVYGDSLIGFLGLDSILRKKAWDEEITSLLKIVGEIFANALARKKAFEAMQAGEERYRSIVENAMEGIFQAAPSGRLLNINPAMAKMYGYHTIEEMMEKVTSIGAQLYVDSMKQDEFRCLMERDGRIEGFRAEQRRKDGSTFWVSMNGRAVRAENGKILYYEGTYEDITAQKFMEEMLHKERETFREILEKTPYGVVLGDSGGLYLYVNPEYTNITGYTLDDAVSYADWLDKAYPEPVEREKAILFLSENGPHATREKVFSVACKNGSRKEISFTKTFLDDGRTIIFLSDITEKKKAEEALRESEEKFRTLFEDSNDAIYIASVDGRFVDCNRSFLNLFGHIKEEVLSMKARDTYRNTEDRHAVIRSLREFGTVRDFEVKLKKKDGIEMDCLLTVSEKKARDGSVAGYQGIVRDVTAFKKAEETIRHMAYHDSLTGLPNRTLFGDRLSVAMAKVRRKGDKLAVAVLDMDQFKRVNDLLGHKAGDFVLKAAANRLLSVLRKSDTVARMGGDEFMLILNEINGAEDVQAVVEKIVHAFRKSFVVDSNHFFVTVSIGGALYPDDGESAESLIRKADVAMYRAKRGGKNQYSRYTPELDSG; this is encoded by the coding sequence ATGGCCGATCAATTACGTCATAAAGATATTGCGAAGACAGTCGCTCCCTCCCGCGAAACCGGGTCTGCCGCCACAAAGGAAGGCAAAAACGGAAGAACCGAAGAGTTGCTGAGATTGATTCTCGCCCTATCCACAAACTTTATCGCCCTTCCCGCCGATGAGATAGATGAAGGCATAAAAGATGTGCTCGGTGCGGTGGGAAATTTCGCGTCTGCCGACAGGTCCTATGTTTTTCAGTTCGACAAAAATGGCAGGGTGGTAAGCAATACGCATGAATGGTGCGCCCACGGAATTTCCTCCCTCATCAGCCGGGTAAAGGGACTCACCGAAGAAGATCTCCCCTGGCTTTTTGAAAGGCTCCGGGGACTCGGAGTGATACATGCCCCCGATACGGGCCTCCTTCCCTCCAAGGCAAGGGCCGAGAAGACGAAGATCCTGGGTGAAGACGTGCAGTCTCTTATCGCAGTGCCCATGGTGTATGGCGATTCCCTCATAGGCTTCCTTGGTCTCGACAGCATTCTCAGAAAAAAGGCATGGGACGAGGAAATAACGTCTCTCCTTAAGATAGTGGGCGAAATCTTTGCCAATGCCCTGGCACGAAAGAAGGCTTTCGAAGCCATGCAGGCGGGCGAGGAAAGATACAGGAGCATAGTGGAAAACGCCATGGAGGGAATCTTTCAAGCCGCCCCTTCAGGCCGGCTCCTGAACATAAACCCGGCAATGGCAAAAATGTATGGATACCATACCATAGAAGAGATGATGGAGAAGGTAACTTCGATCGGCGCCCAACTCTATGTTGATTCCATGAAGCAGGATGAATTCCGTTGCCTTATGGAGCGAGACGGCCGGATCGAGGGATTCAGGGCGGAGCAGCGCAGAAAGGACGGAAGTACCTTCTGGGTCTCCATGAATGGCCGGGCGGTACGCGCAGAAAACGGCAAAATACTCTATTACGAAGGCACCTATGAGGATATCACTGCTCAAAAATTCATGGAGGAAATGCTCCATAAGGAGCGGGAGACTTTTAGAGAGATCCTCGAAAAAACCCCTTATGGCGTAGTCCTCGGCGACTCCGGCGGCCTTTATCTTTATGTAAACCCCGAATATACGAACATTACAGGATATACCCTCGACGATGCCGTTTCATATGCTGACTGGCTGGATAAGGCGTACCCCGAACCAGTCGAAAGGGAAAAGGCCATCTTGTTTCTGAGCGAGAACGGTCCTCATGCGACACGGGAGAAAGTTTTCAGCGTAGCCTGCAAAAATGGCTCAAGAAAAGAGATCTCCTTTACAAAGACCTTCCTCGACGACGGCAGAACCATTATCTTCCTCTCCGATATTACGGAGAAGAAAAAGGCTGAAGAGGCCCTGCGCGAAAGTGAGGAAAAGTTCAGGACCCTTTTTGAAGATTCAAATGATGCAATCTATATCGCCTCCGTGGATGGCCGCTTTGTCGACTGCAACAGGTCTTTCCTCAATCTTTTCGGCCATATAAAAGAAGAGGTGCTTTCCATGAAGGCGAGAGATACTTACCGGAACACAGAGGACCGGCACGCCGTGATAAGATCGCTCAGGGAGTTCGGCACGGTACGGGATTTCGAGGTAAAGCTGAAGAAAAAGGACGGCATCGAAATGGACTGCCTCCTTACCGTCTCTGAAAAGAAGGCCCGTGACGGCTCGGTAGCTGGATATCAGGGAATTGTGCGCGATGTAACGGCATTTAAAAAAGCCGAAGAGACTATCAGGCATATGGCCTACCATGATTCTCTGACGGGGTTGCCGAACCGCACACTTTTCGGAGACCGTCTTTCAGTGGCCATGGCGAAAGTACGGCGCAAAGGCGACAAGTTGGCCGTGGCGGTTCTCGATATGGATCAGTTCAAAAGGGTGAATGATTTATTGGGTCATAAGGCGGGAGATTTTGTGCTCAAGGCCGCCGCGAACCGCCTCCTGTCGGTGCTCCGCAAGAGCGATACGGTCGCCCGGATGGGTGGCGATGAGTTCATGCTTATTCTGAACGAGATAAACGGAGCAGAGGACGTTCAGGCGGTGGTAGAAAAAATCGTCCATGCCTTCAGAAAATCATTTGTCGTCGATTCCAATCACTTCTTTGTCACCGTCAGCATCGGCGGAGCGCTCTATCCCGATGACGGGGAAAGCGCGGAATCCCTGATACGAAAGGCTGACGTCGCCATGTACCGGGCAAAACGGGGCGGCAAGAACCAGTACAGCCGCTATACCCCCGAATTGGACAGTGGATAG
- a CDS encoding chemotaxis protein, whose protein sequence is MGTSQSNILLESGTNEVEILELFIEEEEYKGYYGVNVAKVLEIIPMPSKIMRPPHLKGSFAFGMFNHRDKIIALFDLGSWLGRTRVEHTPPKVLITEFNNVVNAFLVSGVTRIHRVTWGDIKPLDGYMDGLSDTITSVIELEDKLVFLLDLEKAMADLNPDLAIQATSLASLQSSTFMDVPIKVLHADDSGVIRTTVRKQLEEQKVFSVKSATNGDDAWEYMVGVKNRCHEAGTELTDELDIVLTDIEMPGMDGYHLCKRIKEDPELKAIPVVLFSSLITEKLAHKGEAVGADGQFAKPDMQLMLFMKELVEKRRQEEK, encoded by the coding sequence ATGGGAACGAGCCAGTCAAACATTCTTCTTGAATCAGGCACGAATGAAGTCGAAATCCTGGAGCTTTTCATCGAAGAAGAGGAGTACAAGGGCTATTACGGGGTCAACGTGGCGAAAGTTCTCGAAATCATCCCCATGCCTTCAAAAATAATGCGGCCCCCTCACCTCAAAGGGTCCTTTGCATTCGGCATGTTCAACCACAGGGACAAGATTATCGCCCTCTTCGATCTGGGATCCTGGCTCGGAAGGACCAGGGTAGAGCATACGCCTCCCAAAGTCCTCATTACGGAATTTAATAACGTGGTAAATGCCTTTCTGGTCTCGGGAGTCACCCGTATCCACCGGGTCACATGGGGAGATATCAAGCCTCTCGACGGCTATATGGATGGCTTGAGCGATACGATCACCAGTGTTATAGAGCTCGAAGATAAACTCGTCTTCCTTTTGGACCTTGAAAAAGCGATGGCCGATCTGAACCCCGATCTGGCCATACAAGCCACCTCTCTCGCCTCGCTCCAATCATCGACATTCATGGATGTACCCATCAAGGTACTCCACGCCGACGACTCAGGGGTAATCCGTACCACCGTGAGAAAGCAATTGGAGGAACAAAAGGTCTTTTCCGTGAAATCGGCCACCAACGGTGATGATGCATGGGAATATATGGTGGGTGTCAAGAACAGATGCCACGAAGCAGGAACTGAACTTACTGACGAGCTCGATATCGTGCTCACCGACATTGAGATGCCCGGCATGGACGGATACCATCTCTGTAAACGCATCAAAGAGGACCCGGAGCTTAAGGCCATCCCCGTAGTGCTCTTCTCTTCCCTCATCACCGAAAAGCTTGCCCACAAGGGAGAAGCAGTGGGCGCGGATGGTCAGTTCGCAAAACCGGACATGCAGCTCATGCTCTTTATGAAAGAACTGGTCGAAAAAAGACGGCAGGAGGAGAAATAG
- a CDS encoding MBOAT family O-acyltransferase, which yields MFFPQLVAGPIERPQHMLRQFREKHEFSYDLATNGIKLMAWGLFKKVVVADRLGMLVSTVYANPREFSGPFLVLSTFFFAFQIYCDFSGYSDIAIGSAQVIGFRLVDNFKRPYYAISITEFWRRWHISLSTWFRDYLYRPLGGNRVTRLRWCANILVTFAISGLWHGANWTFVVWGLLHGFYYLLSRWTQDLRKRFVITFELEKHVLLHKAMKVGITFCIVSFAWIFFVSKNLEDAFYVASHLFTGYREALHPAQLKEMLPLNKLGLDHIQLPLALLGILLVQLVEGLVSQEEMRSMLSARPAPFRWTIYYALAMGILIFGVFDNMKNFIYFQF from the coding sequence ATGTTTTTCCCTCAGTTGGTGGCAGGTCCCATTGAGAGGCCGCAACATATGCTTCGCCAGTTCCGCGAGAAGCATGAATTCTCTTATGACTTGGCAACAAATGGCATTAAGTTGATGGCATGGGGACTTTTCAAAAAGGTGGTGGTCGCGGATAGGCTAGGCATGCTCGTGTCAACGGTTTATGCAAATCCAAGGGAGTTTTCCGGTCCTTTTCTGGTTCTCTCGACCTTCTTTTTCGCGTTCCAAATCTATTGCGACTTCTCCGGGTATTCCGACATTGCGATTGGTTCCGCTCAAGTGATAGGGTTTCGTCTGGTGGACAATTTCAAAAGGCCCTATTACGCTATATCCATCACCGAGTTTTGGCGGCGATGGCACATTTCCCTTTCCACCTGGTTTCGGGATTATCTTTACCGTCCCCTCGGCGGTAATCGAGTGACACGGCTAAGGTGGTGTGCCAATATTCTTGTCACTTTCGCCATAAGTGGCCTGTGGCACGGTGCTAACTGGACGTTTGTTGTCTGGGGGCTGCTCCATGGCTTCTATTACCTCCTTTCCCGTTGGACTCAGGATCTGAGAAAAAGATTTGTCATCACCTTCGAGTTAGAGAAGCATGTGCTCCTCCACAAGGCCATGAAGGTGGGTATTACCTTCTGCATAGTCTCTTTCGCCTGGATTTTCTTCGTTTCTAAGAATTTGGAAGATGCATTTTATGTGGCTTCTCACCTCTTTACGGGTTACCGGGAGGCTCTTCATCCTGCTCAGTTAAAAGAGATGCTGCCTCTGAATAAGCTGGGTCTGGATCATATCCAGCTTCCGCTGGCCTTATTGGGCATCCTTCTCGTGCAACTTGTCGAGGGACTCGTATCACAGGAAGAGATGCGTTCCATGCTCTCAGCCAGGCCGGCACCTTTTCGGTGGACGATTTACTATGCCCTTGCCATGGGGATACTTATCTTTGGGGTTTTTGATAATATGAAGAACTTCATCTACTTCCAGTTTTGA